A stretch of DNA from Thunnus thynnus chromosome 16, fThuThy2.1, whole genome shotgun sequence:
aatccttcactttcattcacaaacagaagaataaaaactatTGATCAGACTAGTTTTGGctttaaaatgctgttaaagAGGTGTGTTCAGCTGGTTCAGAGTAGATCCTCCATGACTGCAGGACAGAaactctgttttctgtctgattggACTAAATATCGTTGGTCGTGATCAGTTCGTCTACCAACAGCAGAAcgtctgcagcagcattttatttccatttcaaccaatttcctttcattcatccatatttatatatttatacattataaagGTATCAGATTGTTGGTAATTATTAACCAGAGATCTGatgattttaaacaaataaaactaataattaAATATGTTGTTGCAGAAAAACTCAGCACTGAGTTAACtgtaaggatgttttttttaaagaatgtacAATACAGCAGATGTCGCGTCGATCCATATCTCTGATTGGTTATTCCTTCATGTGATCAATCATGTGATCAGTGCGTCACGTGATAAAAGTGTCTTATTGTTCACACTCAGCTAGAAACTCTTTCACTCTGAACTTTGTACTTGAGAATTTTCTTAAGTGTCGTTCAGAGTTCGATGAAGACGAGTTTGTAAAGTTTAAATCCAGACTTGATTAAAACTTCTTGTGACTGATTTTGTTGCTGTGCTGAagagtttttgtcatttatattaatCAGCAACAAAGAAATGCATCTAAAACAGTGGTGATTAGTTtcctgacagctgtgattgatttattgaaccaTCACAGGTAACGTTACTCCACCTTTTCTACTGCAGAAGTCATTCAGGAATCATTTGAtcaaaactctgcacatatgaGACGCTGAGTTCAGTTCAATCGTAATAAACATCAGAAGGAAACAACATGTTGACTCCAGTTTGAAGCCGTGAAGACGCCGTAATAGATGTTTGCTGAAGTTTACAGTCTTACAGTTTTTACTAAAAAACTCATATTTGAACATCAACACTAAATTAAACACGTGTGGACTCCATCAAGTCCAGTCATAATATGATTAAACGATAAACTGAACATATAATTATTCACATCTGGTCACAGAAGTCAGAGAAATCACAGCCTGCAGCATCAAATCTCACTTTCACAAGTTCTGTTTACAACCTGAAAGCTGATGTGAATAATATTTGCAGACTGGAAACTCTTCTCTCCCATCTTTCCCATGTGACCTGAATGCAGCGTCAGTGTTACAGGATGTGACTTCTGTcaacaaactgacacagtgTGATATTACAGATATTAAAATCCGTCTTTACTGATGTTGTTTGAAGCTGTTAAAGGCTCAGTGGAGTTTTTACACGTCTTCCTGCAGTGAACATCACAGCAGGTCAACAACTGAAATCTGAAAACTGATGCAGGACACAAGAGGGCGCCATCATCCTGCTAACCAGGGATGTAGTGGAGGTTAAAGCTCCTCCACTcggtctgtctgcagttttagtcaaaaacatgtttttaaaccaATTAAAACACACCATGATAATAAGAATGCATCCTGTCATTCATCATGGTAAATGGTGTCAAAGTGCTTTAAGTCAGTAATTAGTTATTTACTTAGTTATTGAGATTGTTAGTGAGATTGTGGAAACGTCTTTGGCTTCACCACATagtgttaaaaacaacacaggacaGCTGATGAGGACAAACAgcatcaacaaacaacatgatttacaataataaatacagtaaaaatgaaataaaacggTAGACGGTTAGATGTTTGTCAAattggtttccaacctttttggcttttgacgtcttacaaaaagcagtgtgtagtcggggtcacatttcacatgtctatgagttgttaacagctccaccaaatagtgatttttccctctaaacttctcacatgctttcatttcaataaatgttcaaatgatccaatatttcagcaaaaatcaaagaatagagaaaaagtccaaaaactgaaaacagatttgtgtatcagaactttgttttttcttctttcctctcccattaatcatctcaccacccctcagatttatctgctgaccctttggaggggcccgacccctaggttgggaaccactggactaaactagctaactgtatataaagtagtgtaaactagctccacctccagcagctacaacagtaacatgctgctctaacactgatgcttcactattaataatctaatgatgtcatatataataatatatcagtcagagggaccaaaccactacttttactgcaatactttaactacatcaagctcataatacttatgtacttttactgcaatactttaactacatcaagctcataatacttatgtacttttactgcaatactttaactacatcaagctcataatacttatgtacttttactgcaatactttaactacatcaagctaataatacttatgtacttttactgcaatactttaactacatcaagctcataatacttatgtacttttactgtaggaggatttttcatgcaggacttttacttgtaatggagtatttttactacaacatgataaaaacatgtgaaatctGTTGCAGTGTGGAAGCATCACCAAACCCTGACACACCGACAAGTATTTTACAgctaaatgtaaaaatgttttcatggtgAGCAGGTTTCAACTGAGACTTCACTGTAAATCAGTTTTAATTCACAGTGCTGCTCCTCGTCCTGATAAACCCTCCCTGCTctttcaaacacaacaagctccactctgtgctcATACTTCCTggttccctccccttcagatctacagtttatagatgggtgtaaccaacatgtGATGAGCTGCAAAACCTGTTCAACTTAtcaggaagtgaaactcagacagtcgttgccactgagagctgaaatggcgcagaaaggagttcagctggaccgagaaacaatcagctgttcgatctgtctggatctactgaaggatccggtgactattccctgtggacacagctactgcatgagctgtattaaaagcttctgggatggagaggatcagaggaagatctacagctgccctcagtgcagacaggcCTTCACACCaaggcctgtcctggtgaaaaacaccatgttagcagatttagtggagcagctgaagaagactggactccaagctgctcctgctgatcaatgctatgctggacctgaagatgtggcctgtgatgtctgcactgggaggaagctgaaagcctTCAAGTCCTGCTTGACTTGTTCggcctcttactgtgagaaacacctccagCCTCATTATGATGCAGCTCcgttaaagaaacacaagctggttGACCCCTcagagaagctccaggagaacatctgctctcgtcatgatgaggtgatgaagatgttctgccgtactgatcagcagagtatctgttctatctgctctgtggatgaacataaaggccacgacacagtctcagctgcagcagaaaggactgagaggcagagagagctcgaggtgagtcgacaaaacatccagcagagaatccaggacagagagaaagatgtgaagctgcttcaacaggaggtggaggccgtcagtcgctctgctgataaagcagtgaagaacagtgagaagatcttcactgagctgatcagTCTcctccagaaaagaagctctgatgtgaagcagcagatcagatcccagcaggaaactgaagtgagtccagtcaaagagcttcaggagaagctggagcaggagatcactgagctgaagaggaaagacgctgaactgaagcagctctcacacacagaggatcacaaccagtttctactcaactacccctcactgtcacaactcagtgaacctacagactcatccagcatcaatatccgtcctctgagatactttgaggatgtgacagcagctgtgtcagagctcagagatcaactacaggatatcctgagggagaaaaggacaaacatctcactgacagggACTGACGTGGACGTTTTACTGCCAgaaccagaacccaagaccagagctggatTCTTAAGATATTCACATGAAATCactctggatccaaacacagcaaacacactgctgttattatctgatgggaacagaaaagcagaacgAACGAGTCAACGACAGTCTTATTCTCGtcatccagacagattcactAATTATCTGCAGGTCCTGAGTAGaaagagtctgactggacgttgttactgggaggtggagaggagagggggagacaTTCGTGTAGCAGTctcatacaagaatatcagcagagacGGAAACTTGTATGAATGTGGATTTGGATTCAATGACAAATCTTGGATGTTAATGTGTGACACtaacagttatacattttggttcaacaacatctcaactcccgtctcaggtcctggttccagagtaggagtgtacctggatcacagagcaggtattctgtccttctacagcgtctctgaaaccatgactctcctccacagagtccagaccacattcactcagcctctctatgctggactttgtctttgttatgttggagacacagctgagttgtgtaaactcaaatagacagaagtcatttcagacttcatgtgtcagattctgttgtaattcttcatgtttttgtctccattgtttctgagagctcgttgctgtggtgtttctgaactgcacagagatcagctgtcaatcaaactgggattatcaacactttcttcttttcatttgttgttctgttgatgttttcagtttctttaaatgtcactttttgctgtgtttttatccatggaggctatcgctgctcatgatgacgtcttttaccttcactgacgcttcttcagatgaaaatataaacttctctttgttctaaatgtaagtttcatgtttgtattgatgtatttgtgttctgttgtttcttaaacagagaaaacagcagaacttccttcatcatagatattttgttctcatcactttaTAAATTCATAGAGAAACGTCCAaacaaactgtaattatcatgataataatcatttattatgttcttgtacattctgggttaaactaactgattgtgtggatgaagtgaatctgaacatgaaatcattgaacaagagtcatttaacagactttactgattggatgtgtgaacaatctgaagctttacataatcaataaagatgtttttttcaacagtgagcaaagtattttcttctgtcttcatctcaggatctcattcaaagcttctggagaaaatgtgaaactaaaatgagagtttattgaggcagttttcctcctgaaacaccacaaagtccagagttcatgttcagagcagacaaacgtttgtcagtcagtctctgaaCTTTTGTGCATTTAGTTGATAAAGTCTTTGTTATTCAGGCCTAAAAAACTGGAAATAATAAGAATTTATTTGATCAAGTTTAGTCTGAAGAAGTTTTGTTGAGTCctgacaaacataaaacaacagatattGTGTCGTGGTGAACTTGaggtcatttcatttatttttctgatgaTTTTCATGCAGATGAAAGTTGAGAATGAGGCTGTCATGTTGGTTCAGTGTTTATTCTGTCACCTCACAGAGAGACGGTCCTGGACCCCaatttatcaaactgctaaCAGGAACATTTGAGACTTtagtgaaagataaaagtaaaaatccttcactttcattcacaaacagaagaataaaaactatTGATCAGACTAGTTTTGGctttaaaatgctgttaaagAGGTGTGTTCAGCTGGTTCAGAGTAGATCCTCCATGACTGCAGGACAGAaactctgttttctgtctgattggACTAAATATCGTTGGTCGTGATCAGCTCGTCTACCAACAGCAGAACGTCTGCagcacattttatttccatttcaaccaatttcctttcattcatccatatttatatatttatacattataaagGTATCAGATTGTTGGTAATTATTAACCAGAGATCTGatgattttaaacaaataaaactaataattaAATATGTTGTTGCAGAAAAACTCAGCACTGAGTTAACtgtaaggatgttttttttaaagaatgtacAATACAGCAGATGTCGCGTCGATCCATATCTCTGATTGGTTATTCCTTCATGTG
This window harbors:
- the LOC137199264 gene encoding tripartite motif-containing protein 16-like — its product is MSCKTCSTYQEVKLRQSLPLRAEMAQKGVQLDRETISCSICLDLLKDPVTIPCGHSYCMSCIKSFWDGEDQRKIYSCPQCRQAFTPRPVLVKNTMLADLVEQLKKTGLQAAPADQCYAGPEDVACDVCTGRKLKAFKSCLTCSASYCEKHLQPHYDAAPLKKHKLVDPSEKLQENICSRHDEVMKMFCRTDQQSICSICSVDEHKGHDTVSAAAERTERQRELEVSRQNIQQRIQDREKDVKLLQQEVEAVSRSADKAVKNSEKIFTELISLLQKRSSDVKQQIRSQQETEVSPVKELQEKLEQEITELKRKDAELKQLSHTEDHNQFLLNYPSLSQLSEPTDSSSINIRPLRYFEDVTAAVSELRDQLQDILREKRTNISLTGTDVDVLLPEPEPKTRAGFLRYSHEITLDPNTANTLLLLSDGNRKAERTSQRQSYSRHPDRFTNYLQVLSRKSLTGRCYWEVERRGGDIRVAVSYKNISRDGNLYECGFGFNDKSWMLMCDTNSYTFWFNNISTPVSGPGSRVGVYLDHRAGILSFYSVSETMTLLHRVQTTFTQPLYAGLCLCYVGDTAELCKLK